The Pelodiscus sinensis isolate JC-2024 chromosome 30, ASM4963464v1, whole genome shotgun sequence genome has a window encoding:
- the LOC102448038 gene encoding olfactory receptor 10A4-like, translating into MTYSESDPGENQTISGTLILLGFSYLGELQMLLFLLLLVTYLLTLMGNLLVIILVKLNPSLHSPMYFFLVNLSFLEICFTSSVVPQLLVHLLVEEKSISLVGCAAQMYVFSIMGLTECCLLAAMAYDRYVAICHPLHYTTIMSVRACAQLAGASWFIGISVEVAQISWVFSLPLCGSHRIHHFFCDILPVVKMACADTSKNHILGFFIIALFITSPFFMIILSYVYIISTILKLPSVEGRRKAFSTCSSHLMVVSLFYGTALFTYLWRNFSSTLENDQIVFLMNIIIAPVLNPIIYTLRNKEVKRVLRKTLEKRKSRLRTI; encoded by the coding sequence ATGACCTATTCTGAGAGTGACCCTGGTGAGAACCAGACCATCTCTGGTACGCTCATCCTGCTGGGGTTTTCCTACCTTGGTGAGCTGCAAATGcttctgtttctgctgctgctggtcacCTACCTCCTCACCCTGATGGGGAACCTGCTCGTTATCATTCTGGTAAAGCTGAACCCCTCCCTCCACagccccatgtatttcttcctggtcAACCTGTCCTTCCTGGAAATCTGCTTCACCTCCAGCGTGGTCCCTCAGCTGCTGGTTCATCTTCTGGTGGAGGAAAAGTCCATCTCTCTTGTCGGCTGTGCAGCCCAGATGTACGTGTTCAGCATCATGGGCCTCACGGAATGCTGCCTCCTCGcagccatggcctacgaccgctacgtggccatATGCCACCCCTTGCACTACACGACCATCATGAGCGTCCGGGCATGTGCCCAGCTCGCGGGGGCTTCATGGTTCATTGGGATCTCAGTGGAAGTTGCTCAGATCTCGTGGGTCTTTAGCCTGCCCCTGTGTGGCTCCCACCGCATCCACCACTTCTTTTGCGACATCCTACCCGTGGTTAAGATGGCCTGCGCCGACACATCAAAGAATCATATTCTAGGATTCTTTATTATTGCGCTTTTTATCACGAGCCCTTTCTTCATGATAATCCTGTCCTACGTCTACATTATCTCCACCATCCTCAAGCTGCCATCCGTGGAGGGCAGgcgtaaagccttctccacctgctcctcccacctcatggtGGTGAGTTTGTTCTATGGAACAGCCCTTTTCACCTACCTGTGGCGGAATTTTAGCTCCACTCTGGAGAATGACCAAATAGTTTTTCTCATGAACATAATTATAGCACCGGTGTTGAACCCCATAATATACACACTGAGGAACAAAGAGGTGAAGAGAGTCTTGAGAAAAACACTAGAGAAGAGAAAgagcaggttaagaactatttag
- the LOC102447787 gene encoding olfactory receptor 10A4-like, protein MTYSESDPGENQTISGGFILVGFSYLGEQQILLFLMLLVIYLATLLGNLLVIILVKLNLSLHIPMFFFLVNLSFLEICFTTSVVPQLLVHLLVEEKSISLVGCAAQMYVFSIMGLTECCLLAAMAYDRYVAICHPLHYMTIMSGRVCAQLAGASWFIGISMEVAQITWIFSLPLCGSHQIHHFFCDILPVRNIACTDTSKIHILGLSIIVLFIMSPFFMIILSYVYIISTILKLPSVEGRRKAFSTCSSHLMVVSLFYGTALFTYLWRNFSSTLENDQIVSLMNIIVAPVLNPIIYTLRNKEVKGVLRKTLEKRKSRLRTI, encoded by the coding sequence ATGACCTATTCTGAGAGTGACCCTGGTGAGAACCAGACCATCTCCGGTGGGTTCATCCTGGTGGGGTTTTCCTACCTCGGTGAACAGCAAATCCTTCTGTTTCTGATGCTCCTGGTCATCTACCTGGCCACTCTATTGGGGAACCTCCTTGTTATCATCCTGGTAAAGCTGAACCTCTCACTCCACATCCCCATGTTTTTCTTCCTGGTAAACCTGTCCTTCCTGGAAATCTGCTTCACTACCAGTGTTGTCCCTCAGCTGCTGGTTCATCTTCTGGTGGAGGAAAAGTCCATCTCTCTTGTTGGCTGTGCAGCCCAGATGTACGTGTTCAGCATCATGGGCCTCACGGAATGCTGCCTCCTCGcagccatggcctacgaccgttacgtggccatctgccaccccctgcaCTACATGACCATCATGAGCGGCCGGGTCTGTGCCCAGCTCGCGGGGGCTTCATGGTTCATTGGGATCTCAATGGAAGTAGCTCAGATCACGTGGATCTTCAGCCTACCCTTGTGTGGCTCCCACCAAATCCACCACTTCTTTTGTGACATCCTACCCGTACGTAATATAGCCTGCACTGACACATCCAAGATTCATATTCTAGGACTCTCTATCATAGTGCTTTTTATCATGAGCCCTTTCTTCATGATAATCCTGTCCTACGTCTACATTATCTCCACCATCCTCAAGCTGCCATCCGTGGAGGGCAGgcgtaaagccttctccacctgctcctcccacctcatggtGGTGAGTTTGTTCTATGGAACGGCCCTTTTCACCTACCTGTGGCGGAATTTTAGCTCCACTCTGGAGAATGACCAAATTGTTTCTCTGATGAACATAATTGTAGCACCGGTGTTGAACCCCATAATATACACACTGAGGAACAAAGAGGTGAAGGGAGTGTTGCGAAAAACACTAGAGAAGAGAAAgagcaggttaagaactatttag
- the LOC102448284 gene encoding olfactory receptor 10A4-like encodes MFDVPLNQSLSPLQMTYSESDPGKNQTISGRLILVGFSYLNKLQILLFLLLLVTYLLTLVGNILVIILVKINPSLHTPMYFFLVNLSFLEICFTSSVVPQLLVHLLVEEKTISIAGCAAQMLVFSIMGLTECCLLAAMAYDRYVAICHPLHYTTIMSSKACAQLTGSSWIIGISLEVAQTTWIFSLPLCGSHRIHHFFCDIAPVVKMVCTDTLKIDILGFFITVIFIMGPFLIIILSYVYIISTILKLPSAEGRRKTFSTCSSHLMVVNLFYGTSLITYLWPNSSPTLENDQIVSLLNTIVSPMLNPMIYTLRNKEVKGVLSKILEKRRQRAG; translated from the coding sequence ATGTTTGATGTTCCTCTGAATCAGTCTCTGTCACCCCTGCAGATGACCTATTCCGAGAGCGACCCTGGCAAGAACCAGACCATCTCCGGTAGGCTCATCCTGGTGGGGTTTTCCTACCTTAACAAGCTGCAAATCcttctgtttctgctgctgctggtcacCTACCTCCTCACCCTGGTGGGGAACATTCTCGTTATTATCCTGGTAAAGATCAACCCTTCCCTCCAtacccccatgtatttcttcctggtcAACCTGTCCTTCCTGGAAATCTGCTTCACCTCCAGTGTGGTCCCTCAGCTGCTGGTTCACCTCCTGGTGGAGGAAAAGACCATCTCCATTGCGGGCTGTGCAGCTCAGATGTTGGTCTTCAGCATCATGGGCCTCACGGAATGCTGCCTCCTCGCAGCCATGGCCTacgatcgctacgtggccatatgCCATCCCCTGCACTACACCACCATCATGAGTAGCAAGGCGTGCGCACAGCTCACGGGGTCTTCATGGATCATCGGCATCTCTCTGGAGGTAGCTCAGACCACGTGGATCTTCAGCCTGCCCTTGTGTGGCTCCCACCGCATCCACCACTTCTTCTGTGACATTGCACCGGTGGTGAAGATGGTCTGCACCGACACACTGAAGATTGATATACTAGGGTTCTTTATCACCGTGATTTTTATCATGGGTCCTTTCTTGATTATAATCCTGTCCTACGTCTATATTATCTCCACCATTCTGAAGCTGCCGTCGGCGGAGGGGAGACGTAAAAcattctccacctgctcctcccacctcatggtGGTGAATTTGTTTTATGGAACGAGCCTCATCACTTACCTGTGGCCAAATTCTAGCCCCACCCTGGAGAATGATCAAATAGTTTCCCTGTTGAACACAATAGTGTCACCTATGTTGAACCCCATGATATACACATTGAGGAACAAAGAGGTGAAGGGAGTCTTGAGCAAAATACTTGAGAAGAGAAGACAAAgagcaggttaa